A window of the Harmonia axyridis chromosome 5, icHarAxyr1.1, whole genome shotgun sequence genome harbors these coding sequences:
- the LOC123680667 gene encoding T-box transcription factor mls-1-like, with the protein MYNRYNQVQSLSKIWEAEIQLVNKELWERFHRNDTEMIITKTGRRIFPIFKINVKNLDPHKNYCFMLEMQATTNQRLRFTNDGGWTSCGVEDTPPSGIYVHPESPSLGKHWMAQAVSFDKCKLTNNTIKAAGSLTLTSMHRYRPKVILVEADSLKDLHWSPSITFNFPETEFIAVTAYQNTTITSLKIDHNPFAKGFRENGKSRKNKRKFEEALRERRQNSVSPDSSDSENCSSSSSSSNSSGTFDSPSKKTCSMVKDSMVILDENRNVNVPQSFPGCENTQPLFRPYNNQCMPMVPQESLQFGPWSLPYPRLYQPKVIMHKEPTRSFTDFSINRIMGS; encoded by the exons atgtacaaCAGATATAATCAAGTTCAAA gtTTGAGTAAAATTTGGGAAGCAGAAATACAATTAGTTAATAAGGAATTATGGGAAAGATTCCACAGAAATGATACCGAAATGATAATAACGAAAACTGGAAG acgaATATTTCCCATATTCAAAATCAATGTAAAAAATCTGGACCCTCACAAAAACTACTGCTTCATGTTGGAAATGCAAGCGACAACCAATCAAAGACTGAGATTCACAAATGACGGAGGTTGGACCTCTTGCGGAGTTGAGGATACCCCCCCTTCGGGTATTTATGTCCATCCAGAATCTCCGAGCTTGGGGAAACACTGGATGGCACAAGCAGTGTCATTCGACAAATGTAAACTAACAAACAACACCATCAAAGCCGCTGGAAGTCTAACACTGACATCAATGCATAGATACAGACCAAAAGTCATACTGGTAGAGGCCGACAGTTTGAAGGATCTCCATTGGAGCCCCTCGATTACTTTCAACTTTCCAGAAACGGAGTTTATTGCTGTAACTGCCTATCAG AATACCACGATAACCTCGTTGAAAATCGACCATAACCCTTTCGCCAAAGGCTTCAGAGAAAACGGAAAGTCCAGAAAGAACAAGAGGAAATTCGAAGAAGCACTGAGAGAAAGAAGACAAAATAGCGTATCGCCAGACAGCTCAGACTCAGAAAACTGTTCTTCTAGTTCATCATCTAGTAACAGTTCTGGAACTTTCGATTCTCCAAGTAAGAAAACCTGCTCTATGGTCAAGGACTCTATGGTTATCCTGGATGAAAACCGTAACGTCAATGTTCCCCAATCATTTCCAGGATGTGAGAATACCCAGCCCTTATTCAGACCTTACAATAACCAGTGCATGCCAATGGTTCCTCAAGAAAGTTTACAATTTGGGCCGTGGAGTTTGCCGTATCCTAGGCTCTATCAACCTAAGGTTATAATGCATAAAGAACCAACAAGGTCTTTCACCGATTTCAGTATAAACCGCATCATGGGTTCATAA